Below is a window of bacterium DNA.
ATGAACTTTTATATCTTGAAAAAAATATAATCAAAATGTGTATATCTTTTTCCTTTAAAGAATCCATATGGAAGTCATTACCGGAAAAAATACAGAAAAAACTACTTTTTAAAGATATAAAAATAGGATGGGACAATAACAATCCATTTTTACTGAAAAAAATAGAAAATTATGAGATACTTCTTTCTTACTCAATCACTGAAAAATATATAATTACAACTGTTTTATTGATTGA
It encodes the following:
- a CDS encoding 4'-phosphopantetheinyl transferase superfamily protein — encoded protein: MKIYPGIDLIEIERFEKAYQKYGEKFLKKIFYNDELLYLEKNIIKMCISFSFKESIWKSLPEKIQKKLLFKDIKIGWDNNNPFLLKKIENYEILLSYSITEKYIITTVLLIEI